From Selenomonas sp. AB3002, one genomic window encodes:
- the sigH gene encoding RNA polymerase sporulation sigma factor SigH → MEAESTMQNALEDAYSEFTDLTDEEVLLEIKDNNNKAALDYLINKYRNFVRAKARSYFLIGADREDIIQEGMIGFYKAIRDFRNDKLSSFRAFAELCVTRQIITAIKTATRQKHIPLNSYISLNKPIYDEDSDRTLLDVLSGAKVSDPEELVISREEFLDIEKKMEEILSDLEWRVLMSYLDGKSYQEIAEDLNRHVKSIDNALQRVKRKLEKYMENRGDDLDISTVYRGLSSINRRLRGVMDDGLQD, encoded by the coding sequence ATGGAAGCAGAATCAACTATGCAGAATGCACTGGAAGATGCCTATAGTGAATTTACTGATCTCACGGATGAGGAAGTCCTGCTGGAGATCAAGGATAATAACAACAAGGCGGCACTTGACTATCTCATCAACAAGTACCGTAATTTTGTGCGGGCAAAAGCCCGTTCCTACTTCCTCATTGGTGCAGACCGGGAGGATATCATCCAGGAGGGCATGATTGGCTTTTACAAGGCCATCCGTGACTTCCGCAATGACAAGCTTTCTTCCTTCCGTGCCTTTGCGGAGCTCTGCGTGACCAGGCAGATCATCACTGCTATCAAGACGGCCACCAGGCAGAAGCACATACCTTTGAACTCCTATATTTCCTTGAATAAGCCCATCTACGACGAGGATTCTGACAGAACTCTCCTGGATGTGCTTTCCGGAGCCAAAGTCTCTGATCCGGAGGAACTGGTGATCAGCCGGGAGGAGTTCCTGGATATAGAGAAGAAAATGGAAGAGATTCTGTCAGACCTAGAATGGCGGGTGCTCATGAGTTATCTGGATGGCAAGTCTTATCAGGAGATTGCCGAGGACCTGAATCGTCATGTGAAGTCCATAGATAACGCCCTGCAGCGGGTGAAGCGCAAGCTGGAGAAGTACATGGAGAACCGGGGAGACGACCTGGATATCAGCACTGTGTACAGAGGCCTTTCTTCCATCAACAGGCGCCTGAGGGGCGTTATGGATGATGGCTTGCAGGATTGA
- a CDS encoding RidA family protein: MEIIHTDKAPAAVGPYSQAVKAGNTLYLSGQIAINPAEGKIVATTIEEQAEQCCKNVEAVLAAAGTDMSHVVKTTCFLAEIADFKAFNEVYARHFISKPARSCVAVKDLPAGALCEVEALAVL; the protein is encoded by the coding sequence ATGGAAATCATTCATACCGACAAAGCACCTGCAGCAGTGGGACCTTACAGCCAGGCCGTCAAAGCAGGCAATACTCTTTATCTCTCCGGTCAGATTGCCATCAATCCCGCTGAGGGGAAAATCGTGGCAACGACTATTGAGGAGCAGGCCGAGCAGTGCTGCAAGAATGTGGAAGCGGTGCTGGCGGCTGCCGGCACGGATATGAGCCATGTGGTCAAGACCACCTGCTTCCTGGCTGAGATTGCCGATTTCAAGGCCTTCAACGAAGTCTATGCCAGGCACTTCATCAGCAAGCCTGCCCGCAGCTGTGTGGCTGTGAAAGACCTGCCCGCAGGTGCCTTGTGCGAGGTGGAGGCTTTGGCAGTGCTTTGA
- a CDS encoding FeoB-associated Cys-rich membrane protein, with product MSTFIVGLVLAVALFFAVRHVYRNWRDGKEDCCGSAGGSCSCCSGCHGLEKK from the coding sequence ATGTCTACCTTTATTGTAGGCTTGGTTCTGGCGGTAGCTTTGTTTTTCGCTGTGCGCCATGTGTATCGCAACTGGCGTGACGGCAAGGAAGATTGCTGCGGCAGTGCAGGCGGCAGCTGCAGCTGCTGCAGCGGCTGCCATGGGCTGGAAAAGAAATAA
- the feoB gene encoding ferrous iron transport protein B has product MSTIAIALTGNPNTGKSTIFNELTGARQKIGNWPGVTVDKKVGYTRHKDRAISIVDLPGTYSINARSPEEKIVIDYLKHNTLDMVVDVVDSTNISRNLFLTVQLLEQGIPLLIDLNMTDEAERRGVRIDVRKLEEVVGMPVVQTVGRSSKSTKKLLDVFTTTVMSNYEASPQVKAHIEKIKEIQRSDLSESDKQEKVIEARYALIDQIMDAAVDMRNVGQSTSEKFDKFLANGVLALPIFLAILYAVFQITFTWIGQPLADALDELINEDFLAWAGETLEAAGVAEWMQALITDGIIGGVGAVLTFVPLIFVLFFCLSFLDGTGYMARIAFIMDPIMRRCGLTGKGIMPLMMGFGCGVPAIMGARALDSNKDRLVSILITPFLTCGAKLPIMALFAAMFFPDDAANVVFAMYIVGVVMAIIVAKVLGETMFKEEGSTFLLELPPYRMPDMKTVLLETWDKGKGYLIKAGTIIFAASVLIWLLSNFNAEGMCEIEESFLATLGGWMSTLFVFHGFGTWEAGAAVISGILAKEAVVSTIGVLYGAADVSTEAEEAVEAAETMMQTGMATSFTALSAIAFMVFSQLYTPCVTALGTIKKEAGGWKWMGFSAVYMFVVAWFVSLLVYQIGKVLGF; this is encoded by the coding sequence ATGTCAACCATAGCAATAGCACTTACCGGCAATCCCAACACCGGCAAGTCCACAATTTTCAATGAACTCACCGGTGCCCGCCAGAAAATCGGCAACTGGCCCGGTGTCACTGTGGACAAGAAGGTGGGCTACACCCGCCACAAGGACCGTGCCATTTCCATCGTAGACCTGCCGGGGACCTACAGCATCAACGCTCGCTCCCCGGAGGAGAAAATCGTCATTGACTACCTGAAGCACAACACCCTGGACATGGTGGTGGATGTGGTGGACAGCACCAACATCTCCCGCAATCTGTTCCTGACGGTGCAGCTTTTGGAGCAGGGGATTCCCCTGCTCATCGATCTGAATATGACGGATGAGGCAGAGCGACGCGGCGTCCGCATCGATGTCAGGAAGCTGGAAGAAGTGGTGGGCATGCCTGTGGTGCAGACCGTGGGACGCAGCTCCAAGAGCACCAAGAAGCTGCTGGATGTGTTCACTACCACCGTTATGAGCAACTATGAGGCCAGCCCCCAGGTAAAGGCTCATATCGAGAAAATCAAGGAAATCCAGCGCAGCGACCTGAGTGAGAGCGATAAGCAGGAGAAAGTCATCGAGGCCCGCTATGCCCTGATTGACCAGATCATGGATGCTGCCGTTGATATGCGGAACGTGGGCCAGTCCACTTCCGAGAAGTTCGACAAGTTCCTGGCCAACGGCGTGCTGGCCCTGCCTATCTTTTTGGCTATCCTCTACGCTGTGTTCCAGATTACCTTCACCTGGATTGGCCAGCCTCTGGCTGATGCCCTGGATGAGCTTATCAATGAAGACTTCCTGGCCTGGGCCGGGGAAACCCTGGAAGCCGCTGGCGTGGCTGAGTGGATGCAGGCCCTCATCACCGATGGCATCATCGGCGGCGTGGGTGCTGTGCTGACCTTCGTGCCCCTGATCTTCGTGCTGTTCTTCTGCCTGTCCTTCCTGGACGGCACGGGCTATATGGCCCGCATCGCCTTCATCATGGATCCCATCATGCGCCGTTGCGGCCTGACGGGCAAGGGCATCATGCCCCTCATGATGGGTTTCGGCTGCGGCGTGCCCGCTATCATGGGTGCCCGCGCCCTGGATTCCAACAAGGACCGCCTCGTTTCTATTCTCATCACCCCGTTCCTCACCTGTGGTGCGAAGCTGCCCATTATGGCACTCTTTGCCGCCATGTTCTTCCCGGATGACGCTGCCAATGTGGTCTTTGCCATGTATATCGTAGGCGTGGTCATGGCCATCATCGTGGCCAAGGTGCTGGGGGAGACCATGTTCAAGGAAGAAGGTTCCACCTTCCTGCTGGAGCTGCCTCCTTACCGCATGCCGGATATGAAGACGGTGCTCCTGGAGACCTGGGACAAGGGCAAGGGCTACCTCATCAAGGCTGGTACCATCATCTTTGCCGCTTCTGTGCTGATCTGGCTCTTGTCCAACTTCAATGCTGAGGGCATGTGCGAGATTGAGGAGAGCTTCCTGGCAACCCTGGGCGGCTGGATGTCCACTCTCTTCGTGTTCCATGGCTTTGGTACCTGGGAAGCCGGTGCTGCCGTTATTTCCGGTATCCTGGCCAAGGAGGCTGTGGTATCTACCATCGGTGTGCTCTATGGCGCTGCTGATGTTTCCACTGAGGCTGAGGAGGCCGTAGAGGCTGCCGAGACCATGATGCAGACCGGCATGGCTACTTCCTTCACGGCTCTGTCTGCCATTGCCTTCATGGTGTTCTCCCAGCTCTACACCCCCTGCGTCACTGCTCTTGGTACCATCAAGAAGGAAGCAGGCGGCTGGAAGTGGATGGGCTTCTCCGCAGTCTATATGTTTGTGGTGGCCTGGTTCGTTTCCCTGCTGGTTTATCAGATTGGCAAGGTGCTGGGCTTCTGA
- a CDS encoding ferrous iron transport protein A, with translation MTLKDGKTGMTLKIQQIGDSALKERLMTMGLIPGTKVKVLRSAPLGDPIAINVRYYNLALRRDDAAQIEVQQVN, from the coding sequence TTGACGTTGAAGGATGGAAAAACCGGCATGACGCTCAAGATCCAGCAAATTGGTGATTCAGCTTTGAAGGAAAGGCTGATGACCATGGGGCTCATACCGGGCACGAAGGTGAAGGTGCTTCGTTCGGCTCCCCTGGGAGATCCTATTGCCATCAATGTCCGCTATTATAATCTGGCTTTGCGACGTGATGACGCTGCGCAGATCGAGGTACAGCAGGTTAACTGA
- the tadA gene encoding tRNA adenosine(34) deaminase TadA, with the protein MATDEDFMRLALREAEKAYELEEVPIGAVLVDEQGQVVASGHNMREIWHDATAHAELIAIQEACRRLGRWRLSGLTLYVTIEPCPMCAGAIVMSRVDRVVYGSTDAKAGACESVFNIPGNETLNHRPEIRAGVLQEECAGIMKRFFKERREKKKMLKQAE; encoded by the coding sequence ATGGCAACAGATGAAGATTTTATGCGGCTGGCCCTCCGGGAGGCGGAAAAAGCCTATGAGCTGGAGGAGGTTCCCATCGGTGCCGTGCTTGTGGACGAGCAGGGCCAGGTGGTGGCCTCGGGGCACAATATGCGGGAAATATGGCATGATGCTACGGCCCACGCGGAGCTTATCGCCATTCAGGAGGCCTGCCGCAGACTGGGACGCTGGCGTCTTTCGGGCCTTACCCTCTATGTGACCATAGAGCCCTGCCCCATGTGTGCAGGGGCTATTGTCATGAGCAGGGTGGACCGGGTGGTATATGGCAGCACCGATGCCAAGGCGGGAGCCTGCGAGTCAGTCTTCAATATTCCAGGCAACGAGACCCTGAACCATCGGCCGGAAATCCGGGCGGGGGTATTGCAGGAGGAATGCGCCGGTATCATGAAACGCTTCTTCAAGGAGCGCCGGGAAAAGAAGAAAATGCTGAAACAGGCTGAATAA
- a CDS encoding NAD(P)-dependent oxidoreductase, with translation MKYLITGATGYIGSMLVHRLSESGQEVIALVRSMEKARSMLPAKAEIMSADLTDSKAMEDVDLSFDYLIHCAAVTASAEMRNHPAEVTASIVNATQNVLGLARRAGLRSMVYVSSMEVYGSLDCQDGHRAGEEEAGAGQVDILSARSCYPLGKRMAENICVAYAAEYGVPVKIARLAQTFGRGVLPGDNRVFAQFARSAMKGEDIVLHTEGKSMGNYCDIDDALEGILTILTRGQTGEAYNVVNEENTMSIRELAELSAEVLSGGRSRIVVDIPEGNLYGYAADTGLRLSGAKLQALGWHPTRNLRDMFAALGSSLK, from the coding sequence ATGAAATACTTGATTACGGGGGCCACTGGCTACATCGGTTCTATGCTGGTGCACAGGCTGTCAGAGTCTGGTCAGGAGGTCATAGCCCTGGTGCGCAGCATGGAGAAGGCCAGGTCTATGCTTCCTGCCAAAGCTGAGATTATGTCGGCAGACCTGACGGACAGCAAGGCCATGGAGGACGTGGATCTCTCCTTTGACTACCTCATACATTGCGCTGCTGTCACGGCTTCAGCCGAAATGCGCAATCACCCGGCAGAGGTGACGGCCAGCATTGTGAATGCTACTCAGAATGTACTGGGGCTGGCCCGCAGGGCAGGGCTTAGGAGCATGGTCTATGTTTCCTCCATGGAGGTCTATGGCAGCCTGGACTGCCAGGACGGGCACCGGGCTGGTGAGGAGGAGGCTGGTGCAGGGCAGGTGGATATCCTGTCAGCCCGCAGCTGCTATCCTTTGGGCAAGCGCATGGCGGAGAATATCTGCGTTGCCTATGCTGCTGAATATGGTGTCCCTGTGAAGATTGCCCGTCTGGCCCAGACTTTTGGGCGGGGGGTACTGCCGGGGGACAACCGTGTCTTTGCCCAGTTTGCCCGCTCGGCAATGAAAGGCGAGGATATCGTGCTCCACACAGAGGGCAAGTCCATGGGGAATTACTGCGATATAGATGATGCGCTGGAAGGCATCCTGACTATTCTGACCAGGGGGCAGACTGGGGAAGCCTATAATGTGGTGAATGAAGAAAACACCATGAGCATAAGGGAACTGGCGGAGCTTTCAGCAGAAGTCCTTTCAGGGGGGCGCAGCCGGATTGTGGTGGATATTCCTGAGGGCAATCTCTATGGCTATGCAGCAGATACGGGCCTCAGGCTCTCGGGAGCAAAACTTCAGGCTTTGGGCTGGCATCCTACGAGGAATTTGAGGGACATGTTCGCTGCGTTGGGCAGCAGCTTGAAATAA
- a CDS encoding metal ABC transporter permease, which produces MEAIYSLMDTCLPFAWAGHTFMKHAFLAVLLVMPLFGLLSTMVVSNRMAFFSDSLGHGAFTGIAIGVLVGSVSPLLSLIVFSVLFALFITYIKNKSSASTDTIIGVFSSMAIAVGLMIMSYGGSFNKFSSYLVGDILSIAPEELGALLVVFLLVLVVWSVLFNRLLVLSINPSFARSRGVNSFWAESLFAATLAVVVSISIQWVGILIINAMLVLPAAAARNVSSNVKQYHLLSVLIAWAAGITGLILAYYFNMAAGAAIVVISAGFFFLTLLLKPYFVR; this is translated from the coding sequence ATGGAAGCTATATACAGCTTGATGGACACCTGCCTGCCCTTTGCCTGGGCAGGGCATACTTTCATGAAGCACGCTTTCCTGGCGGTGCTGCTGGTGATGCCGCTCTTTGGACTGCTCAGCACCATGGTGGTAAGCAACCGCATGGCCTTCTTCTCTGACTCTCTGGGGCATGGAGCCTTCACGGGCATTGCCATAGGGGTGCTAGTGGGTTCTGTGTCGCCTTTGCTGTCCCTGATAGTCTTTTCTGTGCTGTTCGCCTTGTTTATCACCTATATCAAGAACAAGAGCTCGGCTTCCACTGATACCATCATAGGCGTGTTTTCCTCCATGGCCATTGCCGTGGGCCTTATGATCATGAGCTATGGGGGGAGCTTCAATAAATTCTCCTCCTATCTGGTAGGAGATATCCTGAGCATTGCCCCGGAGGAACTTGGGGCACTGCTGGTGGTTTTCCTGTTGGTGCTGGTGGTGTGGAGCGTTCTCTTCAACAGACTGCTGGTGCTTTCCATCAATCCTTCTTTTGCCCGCAGCCGGGGCGTCAATTCCTTTTGGGCGGAAAGCCTGTTTGCCGCCACCCTGGCGGTGGTTGTATCCATCAGCATCCAGTGGGTGGGCATCCTCATCATCAATGCCATGCTGGTACTGCCTGCGGCGGCGGCCAGGAATGTATCTTCCAATGTGAAGCAGTATCATCTGCTGTCGGTGCTGATTGCCTGGGCGGCAGGTATAACAGGTTTGATCCTGGCCTATTATTTCAACATGGCGGCAGGTGCTGCTATTGTGGTTATTTCGGCAGGGTTCTTCTTCCTGACTTTGCTATTGAAGCCATATTTTGTGAGATAG
- a CDS encoding metal ABC transporter ATP-binding protein: MFKNIMHHRASSSEDCAKLCCTRIEDFGVKVGRLNIFDHVNIHVHCGQLTALIGPNGAGKSTLLKAILGEVPHTGSLKYVDAKGKRTGHPLIGYVPQYLRFDVSAPTSVMDIFMACLSDKPVWFWPGKSLRSRVEKSLQRVRAAHLIDRRLGALSGGELQRVLLALALDPMPDLLLLDEPVSGVDQNGLELFYEIVAELREKEDMAIILISHDLNMVARHADQVVLMDKGVVSCGTPEEVFGDSRTQKIFGMLAGQNLAELHKVEAAHPEDAGRPRREVQD; the protein is encoded by the coding sequence TTGTTCAAGAATATCATGCACCACAGGGCCTCTTCCAGTGAGGACTGTGCAAAATTGTGCTGTACGCGAATCGAAGATTTCGGGGTGAAGGTGGGACGGCTCAACATTTTCGACCATGTGAATATCCATGTGCACTGCGGCCAGCTCACGGCCCTGATCGGTCCCAATGGGGCAGGCAAGAGCACCCTGCTGAAGGCTATCCTGGGGGAAGTGCCCCATACGGGGAGCCTGAAATACGTCGATGCCAAGGGGAAGCGTACAGGCCATCCCCTCATCGGCTATGTGCCTCAATATCTGAGATTTGATGTAAGCGCCCCTACCAGCGTCATGGATATTTTCATGGCCTGCCTCTCCGATAAACCCGTCTGGTTCTGGCCGGGCAAATCCCTGCGCAGCCGGGTGGAAAAGAGCCTGCAGAGGGTGAGGGCGGCCCATCTTATCGACAGGCGGCTGGGAGCCCTCTCAGGCGGCGAGCTGCAGCGTGTGCTGCTGGCGCTGGCCTTGGACCCTATGCCTGACCTCTTGCTCCTGGATGAGCCTGTGTCCGGCGTTGACCAGAATGGACTGGAGCTGTTCTATGAAATCGTGGCGGAACTCAGGGAAAAGGAGGATATGGCTATCATCCTGATATCCCATGACCTCAACATGGTGGCCCGGCATGCCGATCAGGTGGTGCTCATGGACAAGGGCGTTGTTTCCTGCGGGACCCCGGAGGAGGTCTTTGGCGACAGCCGTACCCAGAAGATTTTCGGCATGCTGGCAGGACAGAATCTGGCAGAACTTCACAAGGTGGAGGCGGCTCATCCGGAAGATGCGGGCAGGCCGCGCAGGGAGGTGCAGGACTGA
- a CDS encoding ABC transporter permease — MGRFFSDVITVFWRDWIVLKRRMVKFILSRMVAPLLYLVAFGWGLGRSIQVESGSYLDFLVPGILALNSMNISFNSITPVHAERVYHKSLEEYIIAPICPDAFVIGKVLASVLRGLISSAIILLLAGVFGAHLSFSPLFLLVLVLNCVVFAEIGFLAAMKLSTYEAMAQVNTYILLPMSFLCGTFFKTAALPEGIRHFIELLPLTHTSTLLRALSAGEAMPWLSLSVLAAYALLCFWLGRRAFRQLTL, encoded by the coding sequence ATGGGAAGATTTTTCTCTGATGTCATTACTGTCTTCTGGCGTGATTGGATAGTGCTGAAGCGCCGCATGGTGAAGTTCATCCTCTCCCGCATGGTGGCTCCGCTCCTCTATCTGGTGGCCTTTGGCTGGGGGCTGGGCAGGAGCATTCAGGTGGAGAGCGGCAGTTATCTGGACTTCCTGGTGCCGGGCATACTGGCGCTGAACTCCATGAACATCAGCTTCAACAGCATCACTCCTGTCCATGCGGAGCGGGTTTATCACAAGAGTCTGGAAGAGTATATCATTGCTCCCATCTGCCCTGATGCCTTTGTCATTGGCAAGGTGCTGGCTTCTGTCCTGCGGGGGCTGATTTCTTCTGCCATCATTCTGCTGTTGGCTGGCGTGTTTGGCGCGCACTTGAGCTTTTCCCCGCTGTTCCTCCTGGTGCTGGTACTGAACTGCGTGGTCTTTGCAGAAATCGGATTTCTGGCGGCCATGAAGCTCAGTACCTATGAGGCTATGGCCCAGGTGAATACATATATCCTGCTGCCCATGTCATTTCTCTGCGGCACTTTCTTCAAGACCGCGGCTTTGCCGGAGGGAATCCGGCATTTCATTGAGCTTTTGCCCCTGACCCATACCAGTACCCTCTTGCGGGCGCTGTCGGCAGGGGAGGCCATGCCCTGGCTGTCGCTTTCTGTGCTGGCGGCCTATGCTCTCCTGTGCTTTTGGCTGGGGCGCAGGGCTTTCAGGCAGCTTACCCTTTGA
- a CDS encoding ABC transporter ATP-binding protein — protein sequence MIEIKSLVKQFPHKDKTGKETFKTAVDNLTLSIGRGEVFGLLGPNGAGKTTTIRMLTMQSRPTSGSILYGGVELEGHELELKSLIGVVPQHVNFDQDLTVGENLELHARLHHLAAAERKRRIAELLEYVELSEVINDGVRRLSGGMKRRLLIARALIHRPRILFMDEPTVALDPQVRRKIWELVRQMAKEGVTVFLTTHYIEEAEALCDRVAILNKGRLAAVDSPAHLRDNFQEANLEEVFLKLTEEKTGKGGA from the coding sequence ATGATAGAAATAAAATCTTTGGTCAAGCAGTTCCCCCATAAAGATAAGACGGGGAAAGAAACTTTTAAGACGGCGGTGGACAACCTTACCCTGTCCATAGGCCGTGGTGAGGTTTTTGGGCTTTTGGGCCCTAATGGGGCGGGGAAGACCACCACCATCCGCATGCTTACCATGCAGTCCAGGCCTACGTCCGGAAGCATACTTTACGGCGGTGTGGAACTGGAGGGGCATGAGTTGGAGCTGAAAAGCCTGATTGGCGTAGTGCCCCAGCACGTGAACTTTGATCAGGATCTGACGGTGGGGGAGAATCTGGAGCTCCATGCCAGGCTTCACCATCTGGCTGCTGCTGAAAGAAAGCGGCGCATAGCAGAACTGTTGGAGTATGTGGAGTTATCCGAGGTGATAAATGACGGAGTGCGGCGCCTTTCAGGGGGCATGAAGCGGCGGCTGTTGATAGCAAGGGCGCTTATCCACCGCCCCCGCATACTTTTCATGGATGAGCCTACAGTGGCTCTCGATCCCCAGGTGCGAAGGAAAATCTGGGAACTGGTGCGTCAGATGGCGAAGGAGGGCGTGACGGTTTTTCTCACCACTCATTATATTGAAGAGGCAGAGGCCCTTTGCGACAGGGTGGCTATCCTCAATAAGGGCAGGCTGGCAGCGGTTGACAGCCCTGCTCATTTGCGGGATAATTTCCAGGAAGCAAATCTTGAGGAAGTGTTCCTGAAACTCACCGAGGAAAAAACAGGGAAGGGAGGAGCCTGA
- a CDS encoding endo alpha-1,4 polygalactosaminidase, with protein MNKIRSFLAGLMFCGGIFGCSSAEEATVDYPGSMVDLICDLKAYAVEKKPGFGLLGNGGAGLFLEMDGNTGENVGRLLQALDGTMTESIYFRWDVDKGRAEKTSQEDTKYFHQALAPALQAGMPVLSLDYVDSEDMAAKSYQLNKEKGYIPWASFRRDLDELPEEAPHRANNKDIRSLNQVKNYLVLLNPGKFASREAYLEALRGTDYDLLIVDLFYGEDSLTAEEVASLKQKNGGGARLVYAYMSVGEAETYRYYWRQEWQRQLPDWLDEANPDWQNNFKVKYWRREWKELLYGSGDSYLDKIMAAGFDGAFLDVIDAYYYFLSAK; from the coding sequence ATGAATAAAATCAGATCTTTTCTGGCGGGCTTGATGTTTTGCGGGGGGATATTTGGCTGCTCTTCGGCAGAAGAGGCGACAGTAGATTATCCTGGTTCCATGGTGGATCTTATTTGCGATTTGAAAGCTTACGCTGTGGAAAAAAAACCTGGCTTTGGTCTCCTGGGCAATGGCGGGGCGGGGCTTTTCCTGGAAATGGACGGCAACACTGGTGAGAATGTGGGGCGCCTCCTGCAGGCTTTGGACGGCACCATGACGGAGTCCATTTATTTCCGCTGGGATGTGGATAAGGGCAGGGCAGAAAAGACTTCCCAAGAAGACACAAAGTATTTTCATCAGGCACTAGCCCCTGCTTTGCAGGCAGGAATGCCTGTCTTGAGTCTTGACTATGTGGATTCCGAAGATATGGCGGCGAAGTCTTATCAACTGAATAAAGAAAAGGGGTATATCCCTTGGGCCTCTTTCCGCAGGGATTTGGATGAACTGCCAGAGGAGGCTCCTCACAGGGCAAATAATAAGGATATCAGAAGCCTCAATCAGGTGAAGAATTATCTGGTGCTCCTGAATCCGGGCAAATTTGCTTCCCGGGAGGCGTATCTTGAAGCCCTGCGGGGAACAGATTACGATTTGCTGATCGTTGACCTTTTCTATGGGGAAGACTCCCTGACAGCAGAGGAGGTCGCTTCCCTCAAGCAGAAGAACGGCGGCGGAGCTCGTCTGGTCTACGCCTATATGAGTGTAGGTGAGGCAGAGACATACCGTTATTATTGGCGGCAGGAGTGGCAGAGGCAGCTGCCTGACTGGCTGGACGAAGCCAATCCGGACTGGCAGAACAATTTCAAGGTCAAGTACTGGCGGAGGGAATGGAAGGAGCTGCTGTACGGTTCCGGGGATTCCTATCTGGATAAGATCATGGCAGCAGGCTTTGACGGCGCTTTCTTGGATGTGATAGATGCTTATTACTACTTCCTGAGCGCAAAATGA
- the pelG gene encoding exopolysaccharide Pel transporter PelG, giving the protein MAGVGFELRKLFQARTMTGHVKAYSYSAIITAGPFALMTGMVLAVQMLFSYYEIGEEAGQIFVGAVVYAFVFSQVLSSGFTMVLTRYLADCLSVHHYEDVTASFFGLGSILTVLGAAVSLAFFWDKPLDFVTKCLSYLFFALLLLAWAESVYLSAVKKFKGLLLSYLTGVLLAIFLSWAFLHWQLLPAEQCGLLAVDVGMTLVVLLFLLHIVDYFGLSPEGQNFAFLPYLERHWRLFLISFGYMLGIFLPNIIIWQGPWSTVAGGTFRFAPVYDVVTFFAFISVLPLMMLFVVSVETAFYERYNVYFTHITKRGNFREIDDARKDLLHTLWFEIRHIVEFQLVSTLVFLVLGNYILSNAGITYAQVNMYNVILFGAFFTGLLQLIYILMVYFDYQKDVLRISACFCLSNLVLGLLGLWFLGPDSYGFTFFLAGLLSFAFGFWRLSHFSQRINYFVFCSQPMFYQPVQGPLTKLALWLYGEKYVELELLGGERK; this is encoded by the coding sequence ATGGCAGGGGTAGGTTTTGAACTCAGGAAACTTTTCCAGGCGAGAACCATGACGGGCCATGTAAAGGCTTATTCGTATTCTGCCATCATCACTGCTGGACCTTTTGCCCTGATGACGGGCATGGTGCTGGCTGTGCAGATGCTGTTCTCTTATTACGAAATAGGGGAGGAAGCCGGGCAGATTTTCGTGGGGGCGGTGGTGTATGCCTTTGTCTTTTCCCAGGTACTGTCCAGCGGCTTTACCATGGTGCTTACTAGATACCTGGCTGACTGCCTGTCAGTGCATCATTATGAGGATGTGACCGCCTCCTTCTTTGGTCTGGGCTCCATCCTGACGGTGCTGGGGGCGGCAGTTTCGCTGGCCTTTTTCTGGGACAAGCCTTTGGATTTCGTGACCAAGTGCCTGTCGTATCTGTTTTTTGCCCTGTTGCTGCTGGCCTGGGCAGAGAGTGTCTATCTGTCGGCTGTGAAGAAGTTCAAGGGCTTGCTGCTGAGCTATCTGACGGGGGTACTGCTAGCCATTTTCCTCTCCTGGGCCTTCCTTCATTGGCAGCTGCTGCCGGCTGAACAGTGCGGCCTGCTGGCGGTGGATGTGGGCATGACTTTAGTGGTGCTGCTGTTCCTGCTGCATATTGTGGACTACTTCGGCCTGTCCCCGGAGGGGCAGAACTTCGCCTTCCTGCCTTATCTGGAGAGGCATTGGCGTCTGTTCCTCATTTCCTTTGGCTATATGCTGGGCATCTTCCTGCCCAATATCATCATCTGGCAGGGGCCATGGAGCACCGTGGCTGGCGGGACCTTCCGCTTTGCGCCGGTGTATGATGTGGTGACCTTCTTCGCTTTTATTTCCGTGCTGCCCCTGATGATGCTGTTCGTGGTATCTGTGGAAACGGCTTTCTATGAGCGGTACAATGTGTATTTCACTCATATCACCAAGCGGGGCAATTTCCGGGAGATTGACGATGCCAGGAAAGACCTTCTGCATACCCTGTGGTTCGAAATACGCCATATCGTGGAGTTCCAGCTGGTGTCTACTTTGGTGTTCCTGGTGCTGGGAAATTATATACTGAGCAATGCGGGCATCACTTATGCCCAGGTGAATATGTACAACGTGATACTTTTCGGAGCCTTCTTTACGGGGCTGTTGCAGCTGATTTATATTCTTATGGTTTATTTTGACTATCAGAAAGATGTGCTGAGGATTTCTGCCTGCTTCTGCCTGAGCAATCTTGTGCTGGGCCTCTTGGGCTTGTGGTTCCTGGGGCCGGACAGCTATGGTTTCACTTTCTTCCTGGCAGGCCTTCTCAGCTTTGCTTTTGGCTTCTGGCGGCTGAGCCATTTCAGCCAGCGGATAAATTATTTTGTCTTCTGCTCCCAGCCTATGTTCTACCAGCCGGTGCAGGGGCCGCTTACGAAACTGGCCCTGTGGCTGTACGGTGAGAAGTATGTGGAGTTGGAGCTTTTGGGAGGTGAGCGGAAATGA